A part of Flavobacteriaceae bacterium GSB9 genomic DNA contains:
- a CDS encoding chromosome partitioning protein ParA → MENNKSNTGLKVALGIALVLFLATGFYTMNLYKKSNETERELTAEKELVMKDLNAMAKQYDEAIGENEIANANLVEARGRIQGLIDSLKISETNVKSLWRYKSKYLSLQKEMDVLLKQNDSLRVENTYLATSLDSTRVRLEERTIFTDSLLVQNNALAEVVENASILNTVGLKGFGVIERTSGKLIPTERARRVDKIRVCFTVAKNALVSAGDQELYVQVIGPKNNVLGLNEQVQFGEKMLNYSVISKFNYENESLNICEFVASKGDDNFEDGRYVVNVFNEKDLVSTSEFTLK, encoded by the coding sequence ATGGAAAACAATAAAAGCAACACTGGCCTTAAGGTAGCATTGGGCATTGCCTTGGTTTTATTTTTAGCAACGGGTTTTTATACAATGAACCTGTACAAAAAGAGTAACGAAACAGAAAGAGAACTTACTGCTGAAAAAGAATTGGTTATGAAAGATTTAAATGCTATGGCCAAACAGTACGACGAGGCTATAGGGGAAAACGAAATTGCCAATGCAAATTTAGTTGAAGCTAGAGGCCGTATACAGGGACTGATCGATTCGCTAAAAATATCGGAAACTAATGTAAAAAGTTTATGGCGTTACAAAAGCAAGTATTTGTCGCTACAAAAAGAAATGGATGTATTGTTAAAACAAAACGATTCATTGCGAGTAGAAAACACGTATTTGGCAACCTCGTTGGATAGTACGCGAGTGCGCTTGGAAGAACGCACCATTTTTACAGACTCGCTTTTAGTGCAAAATAATGCTTTGGCTGAAGTTGTAGAAAACGCATCAATCTTAAATACGGTTGGATTAAAAGGGTTTGGTGTTATAGAACGAACATCGGGAAAACTAATTCCAACCGAAAGAGCTCGTCGAGTAGACAAAATTAGGGTTTGCTTCACCGTTGCAAAGAACGCTTTGGTGTCTGCTGGAGACCAAGAATTGTATGTACAGGTCATTGGGCCAAAAAACAATGTTTTGGGACTGAACGAACAGGTGCAGTTTGGAGAAAAAATGTTGAACTACAGTGTTATAAGTAAGTTTAATTACGAAAACGAGAGTCTTAATATTTGCGAATTTGTAGCTTCGAAAGGAGACGATAATTTTGAAGATGGACGTTATGTGGTAAACGTATTTAATGAAAAAGACTTAGTATCAACATCAGAATTTACTTTAAAGTAG
- a CDS encoding formimidoylglutamase, with amino-acid sequence MDKLVLFNNALRNKLLNKRSGESKFGQHVQILTSISNIYEQLGNLDVRYVVLGFPEDVGVFANHGNTGSSAAWEATLKVLLNIQSNVFTKAKDVLVLGHLDFSDELDKISKLKPTKKKDILKARKIVEQIDSKVAFIIHQIVLAGKKPIIIGGGHNNAYGNLKGTSLALNTPINAVNFDAHSDFRDEEGRHSGNGFTYAFNEGFLGNYFAFGLHENYTSDKIINILDKEKTIEYNAFEDIEIRKTSSLKKEMKRALNHVSDNPFGIEIDCDAIENIPSSAMTPSGFSVNKVRQFVNFFGGHENAAYLHICEAAPSKRTAYQVGKLITYLITDFIKANSQ; translated from the coding sequence ATGGATAAACTCGTTTTATTTAACAATGCGCTGCGCAATAAATTATTAAACAAACGCTCTGGTGAATCCAAATTTGGCCAACATGTTCAAATATTAACCAGCATTTCCAATATATACGAACAGCTTGGTAATTTGGACGTTAGGTATGTTGTTTTAGGCTTTCCGGAAGATGTTGGGGTATTTGCAAACCATGGAAACACTGGCTCCTCTGCAGCTTGGGAAGCCACACTTAAAGTTTTGTTAAACATACAAAGCAATGTTTTTACAAAAGCTAAGGACGTTTTGGTTTTGGGGCATTTGGACTTTTCAGATGAACTGGATAAAATTTCAAAATTAAAACCCACAAAGAAAAAGGATATTTTAAAAGCTAGGAAAATTGTTGAACAGATTGATTCTAAAGTGGCTTTCATTATCCATCAAATCGTATTGGCTGGAAAAAAGCCCATTATTATTGGGGGTGGCCACAACAATGCTTACGGAAACCTAAAAGGTACAAGCTTGGCGCTTAATACCCCGATAAATGCTGTTAATTTTGATGCCCATTCTGATTTTAGGGACGAAGAAGGACGCCACAGCGGAAACGGCTTTACCTATGCTTTCAACGAAGGTTTTTTAGGGAACTATTTTGCATTCGGGCTTCATGAAAACTACACTTCCGATAAGATAATCAACATCCTTGATAAAGAGAAAACTATTGAATACAACGCTTTTGAAGATATAGAAATCAGAAAAACAAGTAGCTTAAAAAAAGAAATGAAACGCGCTTTAAATCATGTTTCAGATAACCCTTTTGGTATTGAAATAGACTGTGATGCTATTGAGAACATACCCAGTAGCGCCATGACACCAAGTGGTTTTTCGGTGAACAAAGTCAGACAGTTTGTAAACTTTTTTGGCGGGCATGAAAATGCGGCATATCTTCATATCTGTGAAGCGGCACCATCTAAAAGAACGGCTTACCAGGTTGGTAAACTAATCACCTATTTAATAACCGATTTTATAAAGGCCAATAGCCAATAG
- a CDS encoding energy-coupling factor transporter transmembrane protein EcfT — MIKNYWNKGKKQKTVTIIVLLILFIVLFVLRDDYQPALLFLRKYVFVILLSVLVLFFGLRKFRNSASILGRLGILALLIFFFGILYAVGWHFKMYEYMKTYNVFNNLNKLEINELPLTQNERIQPLRNIFSMANESVGETKDVSLPHLVRIGDENKWTMAIQPTEKYMWQGMTDNTEEVFAVSSTTPFPRFSSENRIPVTFSIGESLKFSRNTYNAVVQRFNFFQLFTMEPSDTYYMQNDSGQWVEVVSLIKWKGFLFPYPTFGGVMVIDNGEHNFQDYMERILIGKGTYISPEEMNNHPFLTRQNTLAEKVSRLQAESLKFLGGFSDPLPWNMETAVKIPTMPKDQNQQPYVTDFDFSDTNVNAYSGLYHWFGLEPVGEERTSLSFSVFIPADGTDKLYYYNHAAKKQGYAGVSAMPLKVQESRKEYDWTANTPVEFRPYIKNIAGKKRMFFMGTVSSISKKNANQFDGSATPDLVLVDSEYRDVVWIDVKHPSQWDKTVYDQLHEAWRASEGIGYYFVEESKTIDLGETVQDSITKVIPVKDEKAALLEKLQKQIDSLKGAN; from the coding sequence ATGATAAAAAACTACTGGAATAAAGGAAAAAAGCAAAAGACAGTTACCATAATTGTTTTATTAATCTTATTTATTGTGCTTTTTGTTTTAAGAGACGATTATCAACCCGCATTGTTATTTTTAAGAAAATACGTTTTCGTTATTCTTTTGAGTGTTCTCGTGCTATTTTTTGGCCTAAGAAAATTCCGAAATTCGGCAAGTATCTTAGGGAGATTGGGGATTTTAGCATTATTGATTTTCTTTTTCGGCATATTATATGCTGTTGGATGGCACTTCAAAATGTACGAATACATGAAAACCTATAACGTATTCAATAATTTGAACAAGCTCGAAATTAACGAATTGCCATTAACGCAAAATGAGCGTATTCAGCCCTTACGAAATATCTTCTCTATGGCTAACGAAAGTGTTGGCGAAACCAAAGATGTATCATTACCGCACCTAGTAAGGATTGGAGATGAAAATAAATGGACTATGGCCATTCAACCTACCGAAAAATATATGTGGCAGGGCATGACTGATAATACCGAAGAAGTATTTGCCGTTTCAAGTACAACGCCATTTCCGCGATTTTCAAGCGAAAACAGAATTCCAGTTACCTTTTCGATAGGTGAATCGTTAAAATTCAGTCGAAACACTTATAATGCCGTAGTACAGCGCTTTAATTTTTTTCAATTGTTTACCATGGAGCCTAGCGACACGTATTATATGCAAAATGATTCTGGGCAATGGGTAGAGGTAGTAAGCTTAATTAAATGGAAAGGCTTCTTGTTTCCGTATCCAACTTTTGGTGGCGTTATGGTCATTGACAATGGAGAGCACAATTTTCAGGATTATATGGAACGCATATTAATAGGAAAAGGCACGTATATAAGTCCGGAAGAAATGAATAACCATCCGTTTTTAACACGTCAAAATACCTTGGCCGAAAAGGTGTCTAGGCTACAGGCCGAATCATTGAAATTCTTGGGAGGTTTTAGTGACCCCTTACCATGGAACATGGAAACAGCAGTTAAGATTCCAACCATGCCAAAAGACCAAAACCAGCAACCTTATGTAACCGATTTTGATTTTTCAGATACTAACGTGAATGCATATAGCGGTTTGTACCATTGGTTTGGCTTAGAGCCCGTAGGCGAGGAGCGTACCAGTTTAAGCTTTAGCGTTTTTATTCCAGCCGATGGAACCGATAAGCTCTATTATTACAATCACGCTGCTAAAAAGCAGGGGTATGCAGGAGTTTCGGCGATGCCCTTAAAGGTACAGGAATCGCGTAAGGAGTACGATTGGACGGCGAATACGCCGGTAGAATTTCGACCATATATAAAAAATATTGCAGGCAAAAAGCGTATGTTTTTTATGGGAACAGTTTCGTCCATTAGTAAAAAAAATGCCAATCAGTTTGATGGTTCGGCAACTCCCGATTTGGTGCTGGTAGATAGTGAGTACCGCGATGTGGTTTGGATAGATGTAAAACACCCCAGTCAATGGGACAAAACTGTTTATGATCAACTGCATGAGGCATGGCGGGCCAGTGAAGGTATTGGTTACTATTTTGTTGAAGAATCAAAAACAATTGATTTGGGCGAAACGGTCCAAGATTCCATTACAAAGGTCATCCCTGTAAAAGATGAAAAGGCAGCGTTATTGGAAAAACTTCAAAAGCAAATAGATTCATTGAAAGGAGCTAATTGA
- a CDS encoding four helix bundle protein translates to MKFKFEDLIIWQKGMDLGEEMNTLASKFPKDETYNLSSQLKRASDSIALNISEGSILQSGPEYRKFLGYAIRSLAEVVTCLHKAKRRNYIEEHVFMKFYKECFDLMNMTIAFRKKIKN, encoded by the coding sequence ATGAAGTTTAAATTTGAAGATTTAATTATTTGGCAGAAGGGAATGGATTTGGGTGAAGAGATGAATACTCTGGCAAGTAAATTTCCTAAGGATGAAACTTACAATCTGTCGTCACAATTAAAAAGAGCTTCAGATTCTATCGCTCTAAATATTTCCGAAGGTTCAATTTTGCAATCCGGACCCGAGTACAGAAAATTTTTAGGCTATGCTATTAGGTCATTGGCAGAAGTAGTAACTTGTTTGCATAAAGCTAAAAGGAGAAATTATATTGAAGAGCATGTTTTTATGAAATTCTATAAAGAGTGTTTTGATTTGATGAATATGACCATAGCTTTTAGAAAAAAAATAAAAAATTAA
- a CDS encoding NUDIX domain-containing protein, giving the protein MSNKHIKNIEKQLLSDNYYILNRVTFDYLMSSGQWVNQMREVYDRGDGAGILLYNKTRKTVILTKQFRMPTFMNDNEDGFLVEIAAGMLDKDNPEACIIRETEEEVGYRLKEVKKVYEAYSSPGVMTEKMHFFVGEYTDDMKVDEGGGLDSEHEDIEVLEIPYKVAIDMLNSGQIEDTRTIVLLQYAQIHNLLY; this is encoded by the coding sequence ATGAGCAATAAGCATATCAAAAATATAGAGAAGCAACTGCTTTCAGATAACTATTACATACTTAACCGCGTAACGTTCGACTATTTAATGAGCAGTGGCCAATGGGTCAACCAAATGCGTGAGGTTTACGATAGGGGTGATGGTGCGGGAATTCTGTTGTACAACAAGACAAGAAAGACGGTTATCTTAACCAAACAATTTAGAATGCCAACCTTTATGAATGATAACGAAGATGGTTTTCTGGTTGAGATTGCGGCAGGTATGTTGGACAAAGACAATCCGGAAGCTTGTATTATTCGTGAAACCGAGGAAGAAGTGGGCTATAGACTTAAGGAAGTAAAAAAGGTTTACGAAGCGTATTCATCCCCTGGGGTTATGACCGAAAAAATGCATTTTTTTGTCGGCGAATATACCGACGACATGAAAGTTGATGAGGGCGGCGGATTGGATAGTGAACACGAAGATATTGAGGTTTTGGAAATACCTTATAAGGTAGCAATAGACATGCTTAACAGCGGTCAAATTGAAGATACCCGAACCATTGTATTGTTACAATACGCGCAAATCCATAACTTATTGTATTAA